Proteins from a genomic interval of Microbacterium imperiale:
- a CDS encoding RNA polymerase-binding protein RbpA: MATGGNAIRGTRVGAGPMGEQDHGHHADRVAISYWDALGNETVRYFAAGIADEEIPEVIDSPHSGLPAGRDKANPPAVAKTEPYKTHLAYVKERRTDDEAAQLLDDALQQLRERRGLN; the protein is encoded by the coding sequence ATGGCCACCGGAGGCAACGCCATCCGCGGCACCCGTGTCGGTGCGGGCCCGATGGGCGAACAGGACCACGGCCACCACGCCGACCGCGTCGCGATCTCGTACTGGGACGCTCTCGGAAACGAGACCGTCCGCTACTTCGCGGCCGGCATCGCGGACGAGGAGATCCCCGAGGTCATCGACTCGCCGCACTCCGGCCTGCCCGCGGGTCGTGACAAGGCCAATCCGCCGGCCGTCGCCAAGACCGAGCCGTACAAGACCCATCTCGCGTACGTGAAGGAGCGCCGTACCGACGACGAAGCGGCGCAGCTCCTCGACGACGCGCTGCAGCAGCTGCGCGAGCGCCGCGGTCTCAACTGA
- the secG gene encoding preprotein translocase subunit SecG, whose translation MEILEFALQVLLGITSLLLTLLILLHKGRGGGLSDMFGGGMSSAMGSSGLAERNLNRFTIVLALSWFIAIVALGLITKFSVL comes from the coding sequence GTGGAGATCCTCGAGTTCGCGCTGCAGGTGCTTTTGGGCATCACCAGCCTGCTCCTCACCCTCCTGATCCTGCTCCACAAGGGGCGTGGGGGAGGCCTCTCCGACATGTTCGGTGGCGGCATGAGCTCCGCGATGGGCTCGTCGGGCCTCGCTGAGCGCAACCTCAATCGATTCACGATCGTGCTGGCTCTGAGCTGGTTCATCGCCATCGTGGCCCTCGGCCTCATCACGAAGTTCTCGGTGCTCTGA
- the tpiA gene encoding triose-phosphate isomerase has translation MGVNRLPLIAGNWKMNLDHLQAVAFVQKLHWTLKDAKHEEDSVEVAVFPPFTDLRTVQTLLDADKIPFALGAQDLSTKDSGAYTGEISGAFLSQLDCRYVIIGHSERREYHAETDEVVAAKVQAALRHGLAPVICVGETAEDLEKHGASAVPVAQLQAALAGVAADADIVVAYEPVWAIGSGQAATPQQAQDVCAKLREVVGSALGADAAARTRVLYGGSVKSANIAGFMREPDVDGALVGGASLVADEFAAIIRYQKHVGV, from the coding sequence ATGGGCGTGAACCGTCTGCCGCTCATCGCGGGCAACTGGAAGATGAACCTCGACCACCTGCAGGCGGTCGCGTTCGTCCAGAAGCTGCACTGGACCCTCAAGGACGCGAAGCACGAAGAGGACTCGGTCGAGGTCGCGGTGTTCCCGCCCTTCACCGACCTCCGCACCGTGCAGACGCTCCTGGACGCCGACAAGATCCCGTTCGCGCTCGGCGCGCAGGACCTGTCGACGAAGGACTCGGGCGCCTACACGGGCGAGATCTCGGGCGCTTTCCTCTCGCAGCTCGACTGCCGGTACGTGATCATCGGACACTCCGAGCGACGCGAATACCACGCGGAGACCGATGAGGTCGTCGCGGCCAAGGTCCAGGCGGCACTGCGCCACGGGCTGGCGCCGGTCATCTGCGTCGGCGAGACCGCTGAGGACCTCGAGAAGCACGGCGCCTCCGCGGTGCCCGTCGCGCAGCTCCAGGCCGCCCTGGCCGGAGTCGCGGCGGATGCCGACATCGTCGTGGCCTACGAGCCGGTCTGGGCCATCGGGTCGGGCCAGGCGGCGACGCCGCAGCAGGCGCAGGATGTCTGCGCGAAGCTGCGCGAGGTCGTGGGCTCCGCCCTCGGCGCCGACGCCGCGGCGCGCACGCGCGTCCTCTACGGCGGTTCGGTGAAGTCGGCGAACATCGCCGGATTCATGCGGGAGCCGGATGTCGACGGCGCCCTCGTCGGCGGCGCGAGCCTGGTCGCCGACGAGTTCGCGGCGATCATCCGCTACCAGAAGCACGTCGGCGTGTGA
- a CDS encoding phosphoglycerate kinase: MALRTLDSLGSLAGKRVIVRVDFNVPLKDGVITDDGRVRAALPTIDHLIGQGARVIACSHLGRPDGAPDPPYSLEPVAQRLSELLGKPVAFAGDTVGESAEQVVAALGDGDVAVIENLRFNPGETAKDAAERRAFAEQLAALGDVLVSDGFGVVHRKQASVYDLAELLPSAAGYLIEKEVEVLDRLTENPERPYAVVLGGSKVSDKLGVIEHLLPRADKILVGGGMLFTFLAALGHKVGKSLLETDQLETVKGYIATAQERGVELVLPVDAVMASGFAADADHVVAAADALEDTAFGADGMGLDIGPKSAELFADAIRSSRTVFWNGPMGVFEMPAFAAGTRAVAQALTEVDGLSVVGGGDSAAAVRQLGFDDAAFGHISTGGGASLEFLEGKKLPGLEVLGWA; the protein is encoded by the coding sequence ATGGCTCTGCGCACCCTCGATTCGCTGGGTTCGCTCGCAGGCAAGCGCGTCATCGTCCGTGTTGACTTCAACGTCCCCCTGAAGGACGGCGTCATCACGGACGATGGCCGCGTGCGCGCGGCGCTGCCGACGATCGACCACCTGATCGGCCAGGGAGCGCGTGTCATCGCGTGCTCCCACCTCGGGCGCCCCGACGGGGCCCCCGACCCTCCCTACTCTCTCGAGCCCGTGGCCCAGCGCCTGTCGGAACTGCTCGGCAAGCCCGTCGCCTTCGCCGGCGACACGGTGGGCGAGTCGGCGGAGCAGGTCGTCGCGGCCCTCGGCGACGGTGACGTCGCGGTCATCGAGAACCTCCGCTTCAACCCGGGCGAGACGGCGAAGGATGCCGCCGAGCGGCGTGCGTTCGCCGAACAGCTCGCAGCTCTGGGCGACGTTCTCGTCTCGGACGGTTTCGGTGTCGTGCACCGCAAGCAGGCGTCGGTCTACGACCTCGCCGAGCTGCTGCCTTCGGCTGCCGGCTACCTCATCGAGAAGGAGGTCGAGGTCCTCGACCGTCTGACCGAGAACCCCGAGCGTCCGTACGCGGTCGTGCTCGGCGGCTCGAAGGTCAGTGACAAGCTCGGCGTCATCGAGCACCTCCTTCCCCGTGCCGACAAGATCCTCGTCGGTGGCGGCATGCTCTTCACCTTCCTCGCGGCGCTCGGTCACAAGGTGGGCAAGAGTCTGCTCGAGACCGACCAGCTCGAGACGGTCAAGGGCTACATCGCGACGGCTCAGGAGCGCGGCGTCGAACTCGTGCTCCCGGTCGACGCCGTCATGGCGTCGGGCTTCGCGGCCGACGCCGACCATGTCGTCGCGGCAGCGGACGCTCTCGAAGACACCGCGTTCGGTGCGGACGGCATGGGCCTGGACATCGGGCCGAAATCGGCCGAGCTGTTCGCCGACGCCATCCGCTCGTCGCGCACGGTGTTCTGGAACGGCCCCATGGGCGTGTTCGAGATGCCGGCGTTCGCAGCGGGCACCCGTGCTGTCGCGCAGGCGCTGACCGAGGTGGACGGACTGTCCGTCGTCGGTGGCGGCGACTCCGCCGCAGCCGTCCGTCAGCTCGGCTTCGACGACGCGGCGTTCGGTCACATCTCAACCGGCGGCGGCGCGTCGCTCGAATTCCTGGAGGGCAAGAAGCTCCCCGGTCTGGAGGTACTCGGATGGGCGTGA
- the gap gene encoding type I glyceraldehyde-3-phosphate dehydrogenase, with amino-acid sequence MSVKIGINGFGRIGRNYLRAALAQGADLEIVAVNDLTDNKTLAHLLKYDSILGRLDAEVTYSEDSITVGGKTIKVFEERDPANLPWGELGVDIVIESTGRFTNAEDAKKHIAGGAKKVLISAPAKGEDGTFVIGANEDLYDPENHNVISNASCTTNCLAPLAKVLNDEFGIVKGLMTTVHAYTADQNLQDGPHSDLRRARAAALNIVPTSTGAAKAIGLVLPELKGKLDGFALRVPVPTGSATDLTVELEREVTVDEIKAAYKAAAEGPLKGILKYTEDEIVSSDIVTDDHSCIFDAGLTRVIGNQVKVVGWYDNEWGYSNRLVDLTELVASKL; translated from the coding sequence GTGTCTGTCAAGATCGGCATCAACGGCTTCGGCCGCATCGGACGCAACTACCTCCGCGCCGCCCTCGCTCAGGGCGCGGACCTCGAAATCGTGGCGGTGAACGACCTCACCGACAACAAGACCCTCGCGCACCTGCTCAAGTACGACTCCATCCTCGGGCGCCTCGACGCCGAGGTCACGTACTCCGAGGACTCGATCACGGTCGGCGGCAAGACCATCAAGGTCTTCGAAGAGCGCGACCCCGCGAACCTTCCCTGGGGCGAGCTCGGCGTCGACATCGTCATCGAGTCGACCGGCCGCTTCACCAACGCCGAGGACGCCAAGAAGCACATCGCCGGCGGCGCGAAGAAGGTCCTGATCTCGGCTCCCGCGAAGGGCGAGGACGGCACGTTCGTCATCGGCGCGAACGAGGACCTCTACGACCCCGAGAACCACAACGTCATCTCGAACGCGTCGTGCACGACCAACTGCCTGGCCCCGCTGGCCAAGGTCCTCAACGACGAGTTCGGCATCGTCAAGGGCCTCATGACCACGGTCCACGCCTACACGGCCGACCAGAACCTGCAGGACGGCCCGCACAGCGACCTCCGCCGTGCCCGCGCCGCCGCGCTCAACATCGTCCCGACCTCGACGGGTGCCGCGAAGGCCATCGGCCTCGTGCTGCCCGAGCTCAAGGGCAAGCTGGACGGCTTCGCGCTCCGCGTCCCGGTTCCCACCGGCTCCGCCACCGACCTGACCGTCGAGCTCGAGCGCGAGGTCACCGTCGACGAGATCAAGGCCGCTTACAAGGCTGCCGCCGAGGGTCCCCTCAAGGGCATCCTCAAGTACACCGAGGACGAGATCGTCTCGAGCGACATCGTCACGGACGACCACTCCTGCATCTTCGACGCCGGCCTGACCCGCGTCATCGGCAACCAGGTCAAGGTCGTCGGCTGGTACGACAACGAGTGGGGCTACTCGAACCGCCTCGTCGACCTCACCGAGCTCGTCGCCAGCAAGCTCTGA
- a CDS encoding superoxide dismutase yields MPKYTLPELPYDYAALEPHISGKIMELHHSKHHQTYVNGANTALEQLAEARETGNLANVNKLEKDLAFNLGGHVNHSIFWTNLSPEGGGEPEGELRAAIDEFFGGFDKFQAHFTAAATGIQGSGWAVLSWDPIGAQLIIQQLFDQQSNTAQGTIPIFQLDMWEHAFYLDYLNVKADYVKAAWNIANWQNVSERFVTAREKTAGLLA; encoded by the coding sequence ATGCCGAAGTACACCCTTCCCGAGCTTCCCTACGACTACGCGGCTCTCGAACCGCACATCAGCGGCAAGATCATGGAGCTGCATCACTCCAAGCATCACCAGACCTACGTCAACGGAGCGAACACCGCTCTCGAGCAGCTCGCCGAGGCGCGCGAGACCGGCAACCTGGCGAACGTCAACAAGCTCGAGAAGGACCTCGCGTTCAACCTCGGCGGCCACGTCAACCACTCGATCTTCTGGACCAACCTCTCGCCCGAGGGCGGCGGAGAGCCCGAGGGTGAGCTGCGCGCCGCCATCGACGAGTTCTTCGGTGGTTTCGACAAGTTCCAGGCGCACTTCACCGCCGCCGCCACCGGCATCCAGGGCTCCGGCTGGGCCGTGCTCAGCTGGGACCCGATCGGTGCGCAGCTGATCATCCAGCAGCTGTTCGACCAGCAGTCGAACACGGCGCAGGGCACCATCCCGATCTTCCAGCTCGACATGTGGGAGCACGCCTTCTACCTCGACTACCTCAACGTCAAGGCCGACTACGTCAAGGCAGCGTGGAACATCGCCAATTGGCAGAACGTCTCGGAGCGCTTTGTGACGGCTCGCGAGAAGACGGCCGGCCTGCTCGCGTAG
- the whiA gene encoding DNA-binding protein WhiA, with translation MPLTADVKTELAAMRDPRPAARVAEVTAILRFAGGLHSIAGRVAVEAEVDSDILARRVARELVEIYGVRPELARIQASGGRDGATFAVRVREGGETLARQTGLLDQRRRPVRGLPNRLTTGSRPDLAALWRGAFLAAGSLSDPGRSAALEISCPSPEAAMALVGAAHRLGIAAKAREVRGIPRVVVRDGEAIRQTLAEMGATRTADTWDQMRQRREVRAGVNRLVNFDDANLRRSAQAAVAACARVERALEILGDEVPDHLKQAGDLRLAHRDASLDELGHHADPPLTKDAVAGRIRRLLAMADKKAAAEGLPDTESAVPAGLAD, from the coding sequence GTGCCGCTGACCGCTGACGTCAAGACCGAGTTGGCTGCGATGCGCGACCCTCGACCCGCCGCCCGTGTGGCGGAGGTGACCGCGATCCTGCGCTTCGCCGGTGGTCTGCACTCGATCGCCGGCCGCGTCGCCGTCGAGGCGGAGGTCGACTCCGACATCCTCGCCCGCCGAGTGGCGCGCGAGCTCGTCGAGATCTACGGCGTGCGCCCCGAGCTGGCTCGGATCCAGGCGTCGGGCGGGCGCGACGGGGCCACCTTCGCGGTCCGCGTGCGCGAGGGCGGCGAGACGCTCGCGCGTCAGACGGGCCTGCTCGACCAGCGGCGGCGTCCCGTGCGCGGACTGCCGAACCGCCTGACGACGGGCTCGCGTCCCGACCTCGCCGCGCTCTGGCGCGGGGCATTCCTCGCCGCGGGGTCGCTGTCCGACCCCGGTCGATCGGCGGCGCTGGAGATCTCGTGCCCCTCGCCCGAGGCCGCGATGGCGCTCGTCGGGGCCGCGCACCGGCTGGGCATCGCCGCGAAGGCCCGCGAGGTGCGAGGCATCCCGCGCGTCGTCGTCCGCGACGGCGAGGCGATCCGGCAGACACTCGCCGAGATGGGCGCGACCCGTACCGCCGACACCTGGGATCAGATGCGTCAGCGCCGCGAGGTGCGCGCCGGCGTGAACCGACTGGTGAACTTCGACGACGCTAACCTCCGCCGCTCCGCGCAGGCCGCGGTCGCCGCCTGCGCACGCGTCGAGCGCGCCCTGGAGATCCTGGGCGATGAGGTCCCCGATCACCTCAAGCAGGCGGGAGACCTCCGCCTCGCGCACCGGGACGCGAGCCTGGACGAGCTCGGGCACCACGCGGACCCGCCGCTGACGAAGGACGCCGTGGCCGGCCGCATCCGTCGGCTCCTCGCGATGGCCGACAAGAAGGCCGCCGCAGAGGGACTGCCCGACACGGAGTCCGCGGTGCCCGCCGGACTCGCCGACTGA
- the rapZ gene encoding RNase adapter RapZ, with protein sequence MTVADEVPAGEILIVTGMSGAGRTTAANALEDLGWYVVDNLPPQMLRPLLELSELAGNALPRVAAVVDVRGGDLFTALPEITRALRHGRSLRVLFLDAADEVLVRRFEAVRRPHPLQGDGTLVDGIRRERERLAPIRESADVIVDTSLQNIHQLATYIADLFSADDSARHTVTVMSFGFKYGLPPDADLVADMRFLPNPFWNPDLKALTGEDPAVRADVLSHAGAGEFIDAYAAALKPVLRGYQEENKRHSVVAVGCTGGKHRSVVTARELVERLRGLPGVAVRLKHRDLGRE encoded by the coding sequence ATGACGGTGGCGGACGAGGTCCCGGCGGGCGAGATTCTGATCGTGACGGGCATGTCGGGTGCCGGGCGCACGACCGCGGCGAACGCTCTCGAGGACCTCGGGTGGTACGTCGTCGACAACCTCCCGCCGCAGATGCTCCGGCCCCTGCTCGAGCTGAGCGAACTCGCGGGCAACGCGCTGCCGCGCGTCGCGGCCGTCGTCGATGTGCGCGGCGGCGACCTGTTCACGGCGCTGCCCGAGATCACCCGGGCGCTGCGCCACGGCCGCTCGCTGCGCGTGCTGTTCCTCGATGCGGCCGACGAGGTCCTCGTGCGACGCTTCGAAGCTGTCCGTCGCCCCCACCCGCTTCAGGGCGACGGCACCCTGGTCGACGGCATCCGTCGCGAGCGGGAGCGGCTGGCGCCGATCCGCGAGAGCGCCGACGTGATCGTCGACACCTCGCTGCAGAACATCCACCAGCTCGCCACGTACATCGCCGATCTGTTCAGCGCCGACGACAGCGCCCGTCACACCGTGACGGTCATGAGCTTCGGGTTCAAATACGGGCTGCCGCCCGACGCCGACCTGGTCGCCGACATGCGGTTCCTGCCGAACCCGTTCTGGAATCCCGACCTCAAGGCGCTGACGGGCGAAGACCCGGCTGTTCGCGCCGACGTCCTCTCGCACGCGGGGGCGGGGGAGTTCATCGACGCCTACGCCGCCGCACTGAAGCCGGTTCTGCGCGGCTACCAGGAAGAGAACAAGCGTCACTCCGTCGTCGCCGTCGGCTGCACCGGTGGCAAGCACCGTTCGGTCGTGACGGCCCGCGAGCTCGTCGAGCGGCTGCGCGGCCTGCCGGGCGTCGCCGTGCGACTCAAGCACCGCGACCTCGGTCGCGAGTAG
- the uvrC gene encoding excinuclease ABC subunit UvrC yields the protein MANVLPYRPKAGEIPTDPGVYRFRDADGRVLYVGKAKNLRARLSNYFAPLHTLHERTRRMVTTAASVEWTVVATDVDSLQLEYMWIKEFDPPFNVRYRDDKSYPFMAITLGDEAPRVIVTRNRRIPGAKYFGPYPKVWAVHETIDLMIKVFPIRTCSDSSYKKAMASGRPCFPGQIGRCGGPCSMKVTIEEHRAIVDDFVAFMSGGDQRFARELTTRMREAAAAMDYESAAVYRDRLQAIDAVLNKSALVLEDDMDADLFGIAEDELAAAVQHFVVRGGRIRGVRASTIEKEIDIAGADLVDQVLQRAYGDAAAGDIPRHVFVPALPDDSGELEQWLQNRRGRRVTIQVPQRGRKADLMKTASINAQQALMLHKTRRTSDYVARSQALTDLQEALGLTEAPLRIECYDVSHLSGTNVVASLVVFEDGLPRKDQYRIFGVNETTDDTDSMYQVLTRRLAHLDHPEEDEEPVPDATADGEVVTVRKRPRFAYRPQLLVVDGGKPQVEAAARALADAGHSEIALCGIAKRLEEIWLPGEEYPVILPRTSESLYLLQRLRDEAHRFAIVHQRKRRKRDISSVLSEVPGLGAARIKALLRHFGSVAALKQATPEQIQELPGIGPRLAEAIHRHLAAG from the coding sequence ATGGCGAACGTCCTGCCGTATCGCCCGAAGGCGGGGGAGATCCCGACCGACCCGGGCGTCTACCGGTTCCGCGACGCGGATGGGCGCGTGCTGTACGTCGGCAAGGCGAAGAACCTGCGGGCACGGCTGTCCAACTACTTCGCGCCGCTGCACACGCTCCACGAGCGCACGCGACGGATGGTGACGACCGCGGCATCCGTCGAGTGGACCGTCGTCGCGACCGACGTCGACTCGCTCCAGCTCGAGTACATGTGGATCAAGGAGTTCGATCCGCCCTTCAACGTCCGGTACCGCGACGACAAGTCGTACCCGTTCATGGCCATCACCCTCGGCGATGAAGCGCCGCGCGTCATCGTGACGCGCAACCGCCGCATCCCCGGAGCGAAATACTTCGGGCCCTACCCGAAGGTCTGGGCCGTGCACGAGACGATCGACCTGATGATCAAGGTCTTCCCGATCCGCACGTGCAGCGACTCGTCGTACAAGAAGGCCATGGCTTCGGGGCGCCCCTGCTTCCCCGGGCAGATCGGGCGCTGCGGCGGCCCCTGCTCGATGAAGGTGACGATCGAGGAGCATCGCGCGATCGTCGACGACTTCGTCGCCTTCATGTCGGGCGGCGACCAGCGTTTCGCCCGCGAGCTGACGACACGCATGCGCGAGGCCGCGGCGGCCATGGACTACGAGTCGGCCGCCGTGTACCGCGACCGCCTGCAGGCGATCGACGCCGTGCTGAACAAGAGCGCCCTGGTGCTCGAGGACGACATGGACGCCGATCTGTTCGGGATCGCCGAGGACGAGCTCGCGGCCGCCGTGCAGCACTTCGTCGTCCGCGGCGGCCGCATCCGCGGCGTGCGGGCTTCGACCATCGAGAAGGAGATCGACATCGCGGGAGCCGATCTCGTCGATCAGGTCCTCCAGCGCGCCTATGGGGATGCCGCCGCCGGCGACATCCCGCGCCATGTCTTCGTCCCGGCGCTGCCCGACGACTCCGGCGAGCTCGAGCAGTGGCTGCAGAACCGCCGGGGGCGGCGGGTGACGATCCAGGTGCCGCAGCGCGGCCGCAAGGCCGACCTGATGAAGACGGCGAGCATCAACGCGCAGCAGGCGCTCATGCTGCACAAGACCCGCCGCACGAGCGACTACGTCGCGCGGAGTCAGGCGCTGACCGACCTGCAGGAGGCGCTCGGCCTGACCGAGGCCCCGCTGCGCATCGAGTGCTACGACGTCTCGCACCTGTCGGGCACCAATGTGGTGGCATCCCTCGTCGTGTTCGAGGACGGGCTACCCCGCAAGGACCAGTACCGCATCTTCGGTGTGAATGAGACGACGGATGACACCGACTCGATGTATCAGGTGCTGACCCGGCGCCTGGCTCATCTGGATCATCCGGAGGAGGACGAGGAGCCGGTGCCCGATGCGACGGCGGACGGAGAGGTCGTCACCGTCCGCAAGCGCCCGCGGTTCGCGTATCGGCCTCAGCTGCTCGTCGTCGACGGCGGAAAGCCGCAAGTCGAGGCGGCGGCGCGCGCGCTCGCGGACGCCGGCCACAGCGAGATCGCGCTGTGCGGCATCGCGAAGCGCCTCGAGGAGATCTGGCTGCCGGGGGAGGAGTATCCCGTCATCCTGCCGCGCACCTCCGAGTCGCTGTACCTGCTGCAGCGTCTGCGCGACGAGGCCCACCGCTTCGCGATCGTGCATCAGCGCAAGCGGCGCAAGCGCGACATCTCATCGGTGCTGAGCGAGGTACCGGGTCTCGGCGCGGCGCGCATCAAGGCGCTGCTGCGGCACTTCGGCTCGGTTGCGGCGCTCAAGCAGGCCACACCCGAGCAAATCCAGGAGCTGCCCGGCATCGGGCCACGGTTGGCCGAGGCTATCCATCGCCACCTCGCGGCCGGATAG